In Ptychodera flava strain L36383 chromosome 17, AS_Pfla_20210202, whole genome shotgun sequence, one genomic interval encodes:
- the LOC139115638 gene encoding EF-hand domain-containing protein 1-like: MALPFLPGNTFTDPTKSKYHLAHSLDYKNGYSIPARPEIGIGGEPLPVNQLSESELDELANLRPTLTYGQAKQAPPEDFIPAHVAFDKKVLKFDAYFRQTVHESPDEYYRIRPVSIFYYLEDDSVSVVEPHVENSGMPQGKLIKRQRLPKNDQGDHWHWKDMNLGINVTFYGKLFRVVDCDKFTQEFMASEGIDLNGPEGIPNDPYSNTRKEKAALRMYNTPSTFDKLKQFLELDRKVLRFYCVWDDRDSMFGEIRPYVLQYYLVDDTVEVREVHEPNDGRDPFPLLLRRQKLPKDRYNVESSFPSVVMELSNHEIKDWYTPRDLTIGNTIFIYNRRFLIYDCDEFTKQYLNLKYGLTNFTPVDVKGQGRNAPHMELPPYNGFGSLEDSLQSCLSLIPQPPKKDFIKMLENDHKVLRFSAVMDSVRPEDKGRRFIISYRLADDMMMIYEPPVRNSGIIGGKFLERTRVTKPGSKAGSPEFYGPQDMYIGACIQVFSHRFIIIDADDFVLHYLSQNSSDFPGSDRTMSSIRDLKMSQAGAPTQMPIKGAPLEVTRVPGDRERLVKEVQAQLRKANYLNNMTLHDAFLNYDKDRVGKIDVAALKSVCKRNNLPIDDDIMDALIAECDPNQEGMIDYDGFIKFLSWA; the protein is encoded by the exons ATGGCGCTGCCTTTTCTGCCAGGAAACACCTTTACAGATCCAACT AAAAGTAAATACCATCTAGCGCACAGTTTAGATTACAAGAATGGCTACTCCATTCCGGCCAGACCAGAGATCGGTATCGGAGGGGAACCTCTACCGGTGAACCAACTCAGCGAGTCTGAACTCGACGAACTAGCAAACCTCCGACCAACGTTGACTTACGGCCAGGCCAAACAAGCGCCCCCAGAGGATTTTATTCCAGCTCATGTCGCTTTTGACAAGAAG gttttgaaatttgatgccTACTTCAGACAGACTGTACACGAGTCGCCTGATGAATACTATCGCATCCGTCCCGTCAGCATCTTTTACTACTTGGAAGATGACAGCGTCTCTGTTGTGGAGCCTCACGTAGAGAACAGCGGCATGCCCCAGGGCAAGCTTATCAAACGCCAGCGGCTCCCGAAAAACGACCAAGGCGATCACTGGCACTGGAAGGACATGAATCTCGGCATCAATGTGACGTTTTACGGAAAACTTTTCCGTGTGGTGGACTGTGATAAGTTCACTCAG GAATTTATGGCCAGCGAGGGTATAGACCTCAACGGCCCGGAGGGAATACCCAATGATCCTTACTCCAACACCCGCAAGGAGAAAGCTGCACTGCGTATGTACAACACGCCATCCACCTTTGACAAGCTCAAACAGTTCCTGGAACTGGACCGCAAGGTGTTGCGATTCTACTGTGTGTGGGACGACCGGGACAGCATGTTCGGTGAAATCCGCCCGTACGTGCTACAGTACTACCTGGTGGATGATACTGTAGAGGTGCGGGAAGTGCACGAACCCAATGATGGCCGTGATCCATTCCCACTTCTCTTACGTAGACAGAAACTGCCAAAGGACAGATACAATGTTGAAT CTTCCTTCCCCTCTGTTGTAATGGAACTGTCCAACCATGAGATCAAAGACTGGTACACGCCAAGAGACCTGACCATCGGTAACACCATCTTCATCTACAACCGCCGCTTCCTCATCTACGACTGCGACGAGTTCACCAAGCAGTACCTCAACCTCAAATACGGCCTCACAAATTTCACCCCGgtagatgtcaaaggtcaaggtcgCAATGCACCCCATATGGAGCTTCCTCCATACAATGGATTTGGCTCCCTGGAAGATTCACTACAGTCGTGTCTGTCACTCATCCCGCAACCACCTAAGAAAgacttcatcaaaatgttggaaaatgacCACAAGGTTCTCCGCTTCTCAGCTGTGATG GATTCTGTACGACCAGAAGACAAAGGAAGGCGTTTTATTATCAGTTATCGACTGGCTGACGATATGATGATGATCTACGAACCCCCAGTGCGTAACTCGGGCATCATCGGCGGAAAGTTCCTGGAGAGGACGCGGGTCACCAAGCCAGGCAGCAAGGCCGGGAGTCCCGAATTCTACGGCCCACAAGACATGTACATCGGTGCTTGCATACAGGTGTTCAGCCACCGGTTTATCATCATCGACGCCGACGACTTCGTCCTCCACTACCTGTCGCAGAACAGTTCCGACTTCCCCGGGAGCGACAGAACGATGTCATCGATTCGAGACCTGAAAATGTCGCAAGCGGGAGCCCCCACACAGATGCCTATAAAAGGCGCTCCACTGGAAGTCACAAGAGT GCCTGGAGACAGGGAGAGATTGGTCAAAGAGGTCCAAGCCCAACTGAGAAAAGCAAACTACTTGAACAACATGACACTGCACGATGCTTTCCTCAACTACGACAAAGACAGAGTGGGTAAAATCGACGTTGCCGCCCTGAAGAGCGTCTGCAAGAGGAATAACTTGCCCATTGATGATGACATCATGGATGCT CTTATCGCAGAGTGTGATCCAAACCAGGAGGGAATGATCGACTACGATGgattcatcaaatttttgaGCTGGGCATAA
- the LOC139115639 gene encoding ankyrin repeat and SOCS box protein 18-like: protein MLMMSLIPAHPYITLQRQVFTICKEDEIERLEALVNDDIITVSLKIKVGNRSCFSCVHEDNIQNAIEVTPLHVAAAWGSWQCIQFLLNQGAQVNFHLSDSSFYDYQPLYLAVSNAYMYNMLHKDLRYVKSVRLLLEAGAVVEYPGITSARGSLLNMVVGWNFDAEIVECLIKYGANIRKVDDLDRTALHYAAMFDRDAQHQHVLTLLKYDPDINKQDIHGNTALSYAAFRSSVNAVQALCESGADPNIKSSKGNTSLHYACRHGKMSIITYLLDKVEDINATNHDGETPFDFAVKNLSVFAKCLDLAEPDSDRVRAVYRCFQNIVNHGAIMNKFCGATLQAGLVRSQATYLSDVVALLVNSVPHIDLQSVVVQLPSDISYSAVAFYEQLLTMGKEPRKLLHLCRCSIRSYLRGRCRAVIQHLYLPEHLKNYVLLDYPQYDLS, encoded by the coding sequence ATGCTGATGATGAGCCTGATTCCAGCCCATCCATACATAACTCTTCAAAGGCAGGTGTTTACAATCTGCAAGGAGGATGAAATCGAGAGACTTGAGGCTCTTGTAAACGATGACATAATCACAGTGAGCTTGAAAATCAAGGTGGGAAATCGCAGCTGCTTTTCGTGCGTCCATGAAGACAATATACAGAATGCTATCGAGGTAACGCCACTTCACGTGGCAGCTGCTTGGGGTAGCTGGCAGTGCATACAGTTTTTGCTGAATCAGGGAGCTCAGGTGAACTTTCACCTTAGTGACTCTAGTTTCTATGACTACCAGCCTCTTTACTTGGCGGTCAGCAACGCTTACATGTACAATATGCTCCACAAGGACCTAAGGTATGTGAAAAGCGTTCGTCTCCTCCTGGAAGCGGGCGCAGTGGTCGAGTATCCCGGTATAACAAGTGCTCGCGGATCACTCCTGAATATGGTCGTTGGCTGGAACTTTGATGCTGAAATTGTGGAATGCCTGATCAAGTACGGGGCCAACATCAGAAAGGTGGACGATCTTGACCGCACGGCATTGCATTATGCCGCAATGTTTGACCGAGATGCCCAACACCAACATGTGCTAACGCTTCTTAAGTATGATCCAGACATCAACAAACAGGACATTCACGGCAATACGGCACTATCATATGCAGCTTTCAGGTCTTCAGTCAATGCAGTTCAAGCGCTGTGTGAAAGCGGAGCAGACCCCAATATTAAAAGTTCAAAGGGCAACACTTCATTACATTACGCCTGTCGTCATGGTAAAATGAGCATTATTACCTACCTACTTGATAAGGTTGAGGACATCAATGCAACCAACCATGATGGGGAGACTCCGTTTGATTTTGCTGTGAAGAATTTGTCAGTATTTGCCAAATGCCTAGATCTTGCAGAACCCGATTCTGATCGTGTGAGGGCGGTCTATCGCTGCTTCCAGAATATCGTGAACCACGGAGCCATAATGAACAAATTTTGTGGTGCCACACTGCAGGCTGGCTTGGTACGATCGCAAGCCACGTATTTAAGTGATGTTGTTGCGCTTCTTGTAAACAGCGTCCCGCATATCGATCTCCAAAGCGTCGTTGTGCAGCTTCCCAGTGACATCTCGTACAGTGCGGTCGCATTTTACGAACAACTGCTGACCATGGGCAAGGAACCAAGAAAACTGCTACATTTGTGCCGCTGTAGCATTCGCAGCTATCTTAGAGGACGATGCCGTGCCGTCATTCAGCATTTGTATCTTCCGGAACATCTCAAAAACTACGTTCTCCTTGACTACCCTCAGTATGATCTTTCCTAA
- the LOC139115641 gene encoding coiled-coil domain-containing protein 174-like, translating into MNNKKKIGVTASSIVGLKAELFRKQEQFKKEKLDNQNVVRGKLKPKKPSIWNKQNTGVEKRAQKDRELNDETGNDLDKSRSALEAKAALYDEMSKGKMLPEDDDLYMVDFTQKIIDKHGSRREGGSDEEDINDNDLSDAADPDEEWVDYVDSLGRSRRCMRKDLAYLQQMDRDLKSSSKPSTAEEPDLMSQDMRREMLRQKWEQEEEAAAKAPVGPVHYQNVKFNEVRHLGVGYFGFSKEESERQKQFEQLDMLRDETVEQRLRREKLKEKRKAAVQARLEKVKQRKKLKGDIMIDLESKSEKERPAAVELLKRDETLPQAASMRPWDKGKITAGEKKSTKLYDDLRDQRPAEFAPPVEYFSDRVAVSKKKEDFKSWKSKHPGQHDTASVVDGKRDALSTQSKFGKGSPSGLGSYSDNESRENPYVLESNTARYPGDGHFQDHALHSERQQQNQNTSLDDALSYFRQMTGNTR; encoded by the coding sequence ATGAATAATAAGAAGAAAATTGGTGTTACCGCATCCTCCATCGTTGGCCTTAAGGCAGAACTTTTCAGAAAGCAAGAACAATTCAAGAAAGAGAAATTAGATAACCAGAATGTCGTCCGTGGTAAGCTCAAACCAAAGAAGCCCAGCATTTGGAACAAACAGAACACTGGTGTTGAAAAGAGAGCGCAGAAAGACAGGGAGTTGAATGATGAAACCGGCAATGATCTTGACAAATCAAGATCTGCCTTGGAGGCAAAGGCAGCTTTGTATGACGAGATGTCCAAGGGGAAGATGTTGCCGGAGGATGATGACCTCTACATGGTTGATTTCACCcagaaaattattgacaaaCACGGCAGCCGCCGGGAGGGTGGCAGTGATGAGGAAGATATTAACGACAATGATTTATCTGATGCTGCCGACCCCGATGAAGAGTGGGTTGATTATGTGGACTCGCTGGGCAGATCTAGAAGATGCATGCGCAAGGACTTGGCGTATCTGCAGCAAATGGACCGTGATTTGAAATCATCTTCCAAGCCGAGTACAGCGGAAGAACCAGATCTGATGTCCCAAGACATGCGCAGGGAGATGCTGCGACAAAAGTGGGAGCAGGAGGAGGAGGCTGCGGCAAAGGCGCCCGTCGGACCTGTACACTACCAAAACGTGAAGTTCAACGAAGTCCGACACCTTGGCGTCGGTTACTTTGGATTCTCCAAGGAAGAATCAGAACGTCAGAAGCAGTTTGAACAGTTGGATATGCTGAGGGATGAGACTGTGGAACAGAGGCTTCGCAGGGAGAAGTTGAAAGAGAAGAGGAAAGCAGCCGTCCAAGCAAGACTCGAGAAAGTCAAACAGAGGAAGAAACTGAAAGGTGACATCATGATTGATTTGGAATCAAAATCTGAGAAAGAAAGGCCAGCTGCGGTAGAGCTGTTGAAAAGAGACGAGACTCTGCCACAAGCCGCGTCCATGAGACCATGGGACAAAGGAAAGATTACTGCAGGAGAGAAGAAGTCCACAAAACTGTATGATGATCTGAGAGACCAACGTCCTGCTGAATTTGCTCCCCCAGTGGAGTACTTTAGTGACAGAGTcgcagtttcaaagaagaaagAGGATTTCAAGAGTTGGAAATCAAAACACCCAGGGCAGCATGATACAGCGAGTGTGGTTGATGGGAAGAGAGATGCGTTAAGCACGCAGTCCAAATTTGGCAAAGGGAGCCCCAGCGGCTTAGGCTCGTATTCGGACAATGAAAGTCGAGAGAATCCATACGTCTTAGAATCAAATACAGCCAGGTATCCAGGAGATGGACACTTCCAGGACCATGCCTTACACAGTGAGCGTCAACAGCAAAATCAGAACACATCACTTGATGATGCCTTGTCTTATTTCAGACAGATGACAGGTAACACTAGGTAG